A region of Pyxidicoccus parkwaysis DNA encodes the following proteins:
- a CDS encoding vanadium-dependent haloperoxidase, which produces MLGALLTGCPDNPEPEPTPQPLAWATVTQVRPEALLGISGRSAKDVWAVGADRGRGPEVLHFDGTAWTEVPTGLRGDLWWVHAFSDGPVLMSGGNATVLRYENGTFTRMHTPGLARHTVYGVWGSRPDDLYAVGAISDRSGFIWHYDGTQWSELPLPLADLPRTADGDIPGFFKVWGTGSDVYVVGARGVVLRSRGGGAFSVIPTGTTSRLFTVHGGGGVIVAVGGEGQGEILELDEAAGRFVSRAPQGCPLMQGVSISADGTGWATGFRGEIYRRSEGKWAQADLDVTAQVESLHAAWTDPEGGVWAVGGNVLSGGLDAGALLHGGAEVALAPAVVPPTPPAVVCPASAVDPRPSGSIARRWNEQLLNAIRRDVPRPTVHARNLYHVSAAMWDAWAAYDATADGVFVSERHTASDVATARTEAISYAAYRVLVHRYAKATGGPTSEACFRAFMERLGYAPDDTVTTGDSPRALGNRIGQAIISMGADDGANEQNDYKDTTGFQFVNAPLVVETPAVTLADPSVWQPLNLAVSVTQNGILTASGVQGYIGAHWRNVTPFALKRPDGGGLYLDPGAPPVFGAELRSHVVEVLRKESWLGSDELMDTSPGSLGNNSLGTNDGSGRSVNPVTGQPYAQHLVRRGDFGRVLAEFWADGPKSETPPGHWNVLANGVADAPGFSRRLFGTGPELDPLEWDVKVYLALNGAVHDAAIVAWEVKRAFVAARPLSLIRYMGKLGQSTDPSGPAYNPDGLPLVPGLIEVITAESSAPGQRHAHLARFVGQVVVHAWRGEPGDRKNEVGGSGWIRAVEWMPYQLRTFVTPAFPGFISGHSTFSRSAAEVLTALTGSEYFPGGLGEFVAGANAYLTFERGPSTEVRLQWASYYDAADQAGQSRLWGGIHVTPDDFVGRRLGSKAGLSAVARARTFFDGTAVP; this is translated from the coding sequence ATGTTGGGCGCGCTGCTCACCGGCTGCCCGGACAACCCCGAGCCCGAGCCCACACCGCAGCCGCTCGCCTGGGCCACCGTGACGCAGGTGCGTCCGGAGGCATTGCTCGGCATCTCCGGCCGCTCGGCGAAGGACGTGTGGGCGGTGGGCGCGGACCGGGGCCGGGGCCCCGAGGTGCTCCACTTCGACGGCACCGCATGGACCGAGGTCCCCACGGGCCTGCGCGGAGACCTGTGGTGGGTGCACGCCTTTTCGGATGGACCGGTGCTGATGTCCGGCGGCAACGCCACCGTCCTCCGCTATGAGAACGGCACCTTCACGCGGATGCACACGCCGGGGCTCGCGAGGCACACGGTGTATGGCGTCTGGGGCTCGCGTCCGGATGACCTGTACGCGGTGGGCGCCATCTCCGACCGGAGCGGCTTCATCTGGCACTACGACGGCACGCAGTGGAGCGAGCTGCCGCTGCCGCTCGCGGACCTGCCGCGCACGGCGGATGGAGACATCCCCGGCTTCTTCAAGGTGTGGGGCACCGGAAGTGACGTGTACGTGGTGGGCGCGCGGGGCGTGGTGCTGCGCTCGCGCGGAGGTGGTGCCTTCTCGGTGATTCCCACCGGCACCACGAGCCGTCTCTTCACGGTGCACGGCGGTGGAGGCGTCATCGTCGCGGTGGGCGGCGAGGGCCAGGGTGAAATCCTGGAGCTGGACGAGGCCGCTGGCCGCTTCGTGAGCCGTGCGCCCCAGGGCTGCCCGCTGATGCAGGGCGTGTCCATCTCCGCAGACGGCACCGGCTGGGCCACGGGCTTCCGAGGGGAAATCTACCGGCGCTCGGAAGGGAAGTGGGCGCAGGCGGACCTCGACGTCACCGCGCAGGTGGAGTCGCTGCACGCTGCCTGGACGGACCCCGAGGGCGGAGTGTGGGCGGTGGGCGGCAACGTGCTGTCGGGAGGGCTGGATGCCGGAGCGCTGCTGCACGGTGGCGCGGAGGTGGCGCTCGCGCCCGCCGTGGTGCCGCCGACGCCTCCGGCGGTGGTGTGCCCTGCGTCCGCGGTGGACCCGCGTCCGTCAGGCAGCATCGCGCGCCGCTGGAACGAGCAGCTCCTCAATGCCATCCGCCGCGACGTCCCGCGTCCGACGGTGCACGCGCGCAACCTGTACCACGTGTCCGCGGCCATGTGGGACGCGTGGGCCGCGTACGACGCGACGGCGGACGGTGTCTTCGTGAGTGAGCGGCATACCGCCAGTGACGTGGCGACGGCGCGCACGGAGGCCATCAGCTACGCGGCGTATCGCGTGCTCGTGCACCGCTATGCGAAGGCCACGGGTGGGCCCACCTCCGAGGCGTGCTTCCGCGCGTTCATGGAGCGGCTCGGCTATGCGCCGGATGACACGGTGACGACGGGGGACAGCCCGCGCGCGCTGGGCAACCGCATCGGTCAGGCCATCATCAGCATGGGCGCGGACGACGGCGCCAACGAGCAGAATGACTACAAGGACACCACGGGCTTCCAGTTCGTGAACGCGCCGCTGGTGGTGGAAACGCCGGCAGTGACGCTGGCGGACCCCTCGGTGTGGCAGCCGCTCAACCTCGCGGTGTCCGTCACGCAGAACGGCATCCTCACCGCGTCGGGCGTGCAGGGATACATCGGCGCGCACTGGCGCAACGTGACGCCGTTCGCCCTCAAGCGGCCGGATGGCGGCGGGCTGTACCTGGACCCGGGAGCGCCGCCGGTGTTCGGCGCGGAATTGCGCTCGCACGTGGTGGAGGTGCTGCGCAAGGAGAGCTGGCTCGGCAGTGACGAGCTGATGGACACGTCGCCCGGCTCGCTCGGCAACAACAGCCTGGGGACGAATGACGGTTCCGGCCGTTCGGTGAATCCCGTCACCGGACAGCCCTATGCGCAGCACCTGGTGCGGCGCGGGGACTTCGGCCGGGTGCTCGCGGAGTTCTGGGCGGACGGGCCGAAGTCGGAGACGCCGCCGGGACACTGGAATGTGCTCGCGAACGGCGTGGCGGATGCGCCGGGATTCTCGCGGCGCCTGTTCGGCACGGGGCCGGAGTTGGACCCGCTGGAGTGGGACGTGAAGGTGTACCTCGCGCTCAACGGCGCGGTGCACGACGCGGCCATCGTCGCGTGGGAGGTGAAGCGGGCCTTCGTCGCCGCTCGCCCGCTCTCGTTGATTCGCTACATGGGGAAGCTGGGCCAGTCCACGGACCCGAGCGGCCCGGCGTACAACCCGGATGGCCTGCCGCTGGTGCCGGGGCTCATCGAGGTCATCACCGCGGAGAGCTCGGCGCCGGGACAGCGGCACGCGCACCTCGCGCGCTTCGTGGGGCAGGTGGTGGTGCACGCGTGGCGCGGCGAGCCGGGAGACCGGAAGAACGAGGTGGGTGGCTCGGGGTGGATTCGCGCGGTGGAGTGGATGCCGTATCAGCTCCGCACCTTCGTGACGCCAGCGTTCCCGGGCTTCATCTCCGGGCACAGCACCTTCAGCCGCTCCGCCGCCGAGGTGCTCACGGCGCTCACGGGCAGCGAGTACTTCCCTGGTGGCCTGGGTGAGTTCGTCGCGGGCGCCAACGCCTACCTCACCTTCGAGCGCGGCCCGTCCACCGAGGTGCGTTTGCAGTGGGCCTCGTACTACGACGCCGCGGACCAGGCGGGACAGTCGCGCCTGTGGGGCGGCATCCACGTGACGCCGGATGACTTCGTGGGACGCAGGCTCGGCAGCAAGGCGGGCCTGTCCGCCGTGGCTCGTGCGCGGACGTTCTTCGACGGCACGGCCGTGCCCTGA
- a CDS encoding SDR family oxidoreductase, translated as MGYRSLFAPGCFKDRNIIVTGGGSGIGRCTAHELAALGAHVVLVGRKADKLEAVAAELREDGGECSLEVLDIRNEDGVKETVARIVAARGRIHGLVNNAGGQFPSPLAAISKKGFDAVVSTNLTGGFLMAREVYLQSMSSHGGAIVNMLADCWGGMPGMGHSGAARAGMMNLTETAAVEWAASGVRVNAVAPGWVTSSGMDSYQDEGVKALIPLLKKEVPLQRLATESEVSAAIVFLLTDAAAFITGSCIKIDGGASCNTKIFPLEESSASKPYEGFHRAQAPRILSGEKK; from the coding sequence CGCAACATCATCGTGACGGGAGGCGGGAGCGGCATCGGCCGCTGCACCGCGCATGAGCTGGCGGCGCTGGGCGCGCACGTCGTCCTGGTGGGCCGCAAGGCGGACAAGCTGGAGGCCGTCGCGGCGGAGCTTCGCGAGGACGGTGGCGAGTGCTCGCTGGAGGTGCTCGACATCCGCAACGAGGACGGCGTGAAGGAGACCGTGGCCCGCATCGTCGCGGCGCGCGGGCGCATTCACGGGCTCGTCAACAACGCGGGTGGACAGTTCCCCTCGCCGCTGGCGGCCATCTCGAAGAAGGGCTTCGACGCGGTGGTGTCCACCAACCTCACGGGCGGCTTCCTCATGGCTCGCGAGGTGTACCTCCAGTCGATGAGCAGCCATGGCGGTGCCATCGTCAACATGCTCGCGGACTGCTGGGGTGGCATGCCGGGCATGGGGCACTCGGGTGCGGCGCGCGCGGGCATGATGAACCTGACGGAGACGGCCGCCGTCGAGTGGGCCGCGTCCGGCGTTCGCGTCAACGCCGTGGCTCCCGGCTGGGTCACTTCGAGCGGCATGGACAGCTACCAGGACGAGGGCGTCAAGGCGCTGATTCCACTGCTGAAGAAGGAGGTGCCGCTGCAGCGGCTCGCCACCGAGTCCGAGGTGAGCGCCGCCATCGTCTTCCTGCTCACCGACGCCGCCGCGTTCATCACCGGCTCGTGCATCAAGATTGACGGTGGCGCTTCGTGCAACACGAAGATCTTCCCGTTGGAGGAGAGCTCCGCCTCCAAGCCCTACGAGGGCTTCCACCGCGCGCAGGCCCCACGCATCCTCAGTGGGGAGAAGAAGTAG